The genomic region AACATTATCAAAGTGGCCAAACGCCTTGAACAAGAAGGAAAAATTGTGCTGGCCGTAGGGGAGGATGAATTTGTCTAAGATAATCAAAGGCGGAAAAACCAAGGTTTTTAATTTCTTTCTCCCTGAAGAAAAAGAAGAAAATTTCAGTGCCTTTTGCGAACTTTTGCCCGAGGAAGCCTGGCAAGAAATCGAAAGAAAAAGAGCTGAACAACAAAAAAAACATGAACAGATAGATCAAGAAAATGTTTCAACCATTGAAAATAACGTATCTTCTGAAGAGATCATAACTGAAGAAGAAAATAAAAATCTCCCTGAAGAAACAGAGAGCGAGGCTGAAAGCTTTGATATTTCCCAATTAAGCATTGAAGATTTGCGTGCTCATCCGGAAGTATCCCAGCGCATTGCCCTTATTGAGCAAGAGGCCTATGAAAAAGGCTTTGCCCAGGGGCAAAAAGACGGTGAGGCCCTTGCCAAAAAACAATATGAAACCCTCACGACAAGGGTTTCGGCACTGCTTAAAAATCTTGAAAAAACTATCGAAGAGCATGTTCTTTCTCTTGAACCCCAGCTCATTTTGCTGGTTAAGACTATTGTTTCCCAGATTGTTCAACGTGAAGTGGCTCTTAATGCCGAAGTAGTCAAAGCTTCTTTGCGTGAGGCGCTTTTGCACGTGGTTGAACAAACCCGCGTGAAGATTCATCTTCACCCAGACGACATGGAGTTTTTAGACGATATTTTGAACGAGTTAAGGGGAGAAATAAGCAAGCTTAAAGACTTTGAGATTGTGCCGGATGCCAACTTACAACGCGGAGGTTGCCTCCTTGAAACCGATTTTGGCCTGGTAGATGCCACGCTTGAACGTCGTTTTCGAAAAATTTTTGCGAGGTTGGATCGTGAAGGTTCCTAACCTAGAAGCCTATATCTCCCTTGTTAAAGATATCGAGCCGGTCACTGTCTGTGGCCAGGTAAAAAGGGTAGTGGGGCTAGTGGTGGAAGCGCAGGGCCCAAACGTGAGTGTAGGCGGGCTATGTGAGATAGAAGTAAATGGCGGGCCAAATATCCTTGCCGAAGTGGCAGGTTTTAAGGATGAAAGGGTACTTCTGATCCCCTTTGGAGACCCTCGTGGCATTGAACCTGGAAGCAAAGTTTTTGTGAGACCGCAAAGCGGGGTAAGGGTAGGGGAAGCCCTTCTTGGCCGGGTGGTAGATGCCTTGGGAGAACCCCTTGACGGCAAAGTGCTTCCGCGCCTGGAAAAACTTTATCCCCTTTATGCTGAGCCTTTAAAGCCCTTTGAGCGGGAACGCATTAAAGAACCTCTTGACGTGGGAATAAGGGCTATTAACGCCCTTCTTACTGTAGGCAAAGGGCAGAGAGTGGCCATCATGGCTGGCTCAGGTGTGGGGAAATCAACACTTCTTGGTATGATGGCGCGGCACACCAAAGCCGATGTAAACGTTATTGCGCTCATTGGCGAGCGCGGACGTGAAGTGCGCGAGTTTCTGGAAAGGGACCTGGGGGAAGAAGGCCTAAGGCGCTCGGTGGTGGTAGTGGCTACCTCTGATCAACCCCCACCCCTACGTATGCGCGGGGCTTATCTGGCCATGGCTATTGCTGAGTATTTCCGCGATCTTGGCAAAGACGTTCTTCTTATGATGGATTCCCTTACGCGTTTTTGCATGGCAGGGCGTGAGGTTGGTCTTGCTGTAGGGGAGCCACCTACGGCAAGGGGTTATACCCCTTCTGTTTTTGCGGCCTTGCCAAGGCTTCTTGAGCGCCCTGGGCCTAAGGTGGGCGGCGGAAGCATCACTGGCTTTTTTACCGTGCTGGTTGAAGGGGATGATTTTAACGAACCTGTGGCTGACGCGGTGCGCTCTATTGTTGACGGGCATATTGTTCTTACCCGTGAGCTTGCTCATCAGGGGCATTATCCGGCCATTGATGTGCTTCAAAGTGTGAGCCGGGTGATGCGCGATGTGGTTTCTCCTCAGCAAATAAATGCCGCTAAAGAGCTCATTAACACCCTTGCCATTTATCGCCGAGCTGAAGACCTAGTTAACATTGGGGCCTATGTTAAAGGAAGTAATCCCCAAATTGATAAGGCCCTTGCCAAAATTGACCGCATAAATGCTTTTTTACGCCAGGACGTAAATGAAAAAGCAACTTTTGAAGAAAGCGTTAAAAAGCTTCTTGAGGTCACACAATGAAAAGGCCAAGCAAAGCGCTGAAAACTCTTCTTTGGGTGCGGGAATTAAAAGAACAACAGGCAGAGCAAAGGTTTCAGCAGGCTCAGCAGGCGCTTTTAGACCTTGAAAACATGCTCAAAGAGGTAAGTGCAAGGCCTAAGAAGATTTTTGATGAAATTTCAGGAAAGGTTCTCTCAGGTGAGGAGATAAAGGCTGTTTATCAACATGTAGAAAAGCTCCTTGCTGAAAAAGAAGAAGTAGAAAAAATCCTAGAACGAAAACGAAAAGAGCTAGAGAACTTACGGCGAGAGACCATCAAGGCCCACCAGCACCGCCAGATTGCAGAGCGTCTTTGGGAAAGGGCTCAGAAGGCCTTTTTGAGGGAGCTTTTAGCAGAAGAAACCAAAACCGTAGAAGACATCATCATTATGAGGGGTAGGGGAGATGAAAACGCTTAAACTGATGCCTTTTCTTTTGATATTGGCTTTGCTCAAGCTAGGAGTCACCGGATGTTATTTTTTTCTCATTAAACAGGGAAAGATTGCTCTTCCGTCTCCTGTGTCAAAGGCCTATGCTGAGGCCCAAAAAAGCGAGCAAGGCTCTCCTTTTTCCTGCCCAGAGGCCCTTTATGAGGCCTTACGCCTTGAAAAAGAACAAATCGCCCGGGAAAAAGAATCTCTTTCCAAAAAGCAAGCTGATTTGAAGTTATTAGAAGAGCAGGTTTTAAGGCGTATTGCCGCCCTTGAAAGCCTTGAAGAAGAAATTGACAAAAAACTAAATGAACTTCGTGTTATCAAAACCAAGCGTTTTAAGCTTTTGGTAGGGGCCTATGGGAACATGAAACCTTCAAAGGCTGCTAAACTCCTTGAGGCCATGGAACCCAACATGGCTATCAAGATCCTTTCGGCCCTTAAAACCGAACAAGTAGCCCGCATTCTTGCGGCCATGCCCCCTGAAAAAGCCGCTTCTCTGGCAGAGGCCCTTTCTGGCCTTCCGCCAAAGGAACTTTAAGGCTTTTCTTATCCCTGATTTTTCTTTATGATTTAAGCATACGACCTAAAGGAGGGAGGCATGGGATTACAACAACTTATCACGAAATATGTTCCCCAAGGTGTTTTTGTAATTACGGTAAGGGACGGTGAAAAGATTAACGGGATGACCGCGGCCTGGGTCAGCCAGGTTTCCTTTAAACCAAGGCTTCTTTCAGTGGCCATAGCCCCTCAGCGCTACACCTACGACCTTATTCAGAATTCAGGCATCTTTTGCATCAATGTCCTGGGCGAAGGCCAGGTAGAGCTTGCTAAGCACTTTGGTTTTAAAAGCGGACGCGAGGTAAACAAATTCGAAGGCATCGACTATACCACGGCCCTTAAAGGTTCACCGGTGCTAAAAGATGCTATTGCTTATTTTGAATGCCAGGTAGTATCAACCTGTGAGGCAGGGGACCATGTGCTTTTCATTGGTGACATCCTTGATCATGGCGTTTTAAAAGAAGGTGTTGAACCCTTAATTTTCCGCTGGGATGATTATTTCGGAGGAAAGGGATAATGGCTGAAGAGAAAAAAAAGACCGAAACAGCTTCAGAGCCGGAACTTTTAGTGCTTCATGAAAGATGGGTTGAAGCGGCACGTTCCCATTTAAAAGAAATCATTGCTGCGGCTATTGCTATCGTTTTAGTGGTAGCGGCCTGGTCTGGTTTTGATTATTACCGCAAGAAAAAGGCAGATGACGCCGCGCTTCTTTATGCTCAGGCCTTGATGACTAAAGATGAACAAACACGCACGAGGATTTTAAATGATGTTGTCAAAAAATACTCAGGGACACCAGCAGCCCTTGAAGCCCGAATGGATCTTTTTGACGAGTACCTTGCGAAAGGCAAAATAGACCTCGCTTTAAAGGAACTTGAAAAGATCAATCAAAAGGCCAAAATCCCTCTTAAAGAATTCTCTAGCTTGGGTGTAGGTTACCTAAAGGAAGAACAGCGAAAATTTAACGAAGCGGAAAAGTTTTACCAGGAAGCAGCTAAGGCTCATATTGGTCTCGAAAAAGTTGCTTATTGGGATTTGGCCCGAGCCGCTGAACTTGCCAACAAAAAGAAAGAAGCACTTAAGTACTACGAAAAATTACTCGGTCTTAAGCCTGCGCCTGAAGTGGTAGATTTTATTCAGGTTAAGTTAGCCAGGTTTTCGGAGAATTTGTCTGACAAGGGGTCGTAATGTCCCTTTTGGTTTTCCAAAGGCTTGCTGAACAGCGTATCCAGGACGCTATCAAGCGAGGGGAGTTTGAAAATCTCCCCGGTAAGGGAAAGCCTCTTGAGCTTGAAGATTTAAGCCATATTCCGCAAGAGCTCCGGTTGGCGTACAAGGTGCTTAAAAATGCCGGGTTTCTGCCACCAGAGGTAGAACTTTTAAAAGAGATCCGGACCGTTGAAGACCTTATCGAACACCTGGAAGATGAAGAACACAAACTAAAGCAGATTCGCAAGTTGAATTACTTGATAATGAAGCTTAATCAGTTTCGCAGCCGGCCTATAAAGCTTGAAAAAGACCAATACTACTACCAAAAGATTGTAGAAAAGATAGAAGTTTTTGGTAGCAAAAAGAGCAAAGCCAAACGTTTAGAAGAACTAGAAGACGGGCGTGTCCCCAAGGTAGATTACAAGCGCATTCAACAACAGACCGTCCTTCACGCCCTCATGCGTCTTCACCGTCGCCGAGGTTGACACCCTTTGTGAGCAATTTATTATTAGTGGTGGTTCGGGACGTGGCTCAGCCTGGTAGAGCACTGGGTTCGGGACTCAGGGGTCGCAGGTTCAAATCCTGCCGTCCCGACCATCTTATCTCACTACCCTGAAATTGAAGACATCTCCTTTTTTTCACACCATGTATCCCGTGGTACTGGTTTCAGTCAGATTAATTCTTTCGGTATTCTTCCATGCGGATGTGTTTTAAGGCCTTCTTCGTCTTTTTTCACTTCACCAATGTCTTTCCCACGTCCTAGATTCCAGTAGCAGGACCACGATCATTTTGTCCGATCTGGAAAAAGGGAAGGGATTATACTTCTGGAGACCTTTGAATAATGTAGGAGCCAAGGGAATATCTTTTTCTATCTGAGAGCTTTGCGAAATTGCCTAGATCAGTATTGCAACCACCACTGCAAGGGATCCGTTCCCATTTTTTCGAAACGAAAAATAGGAACGGTTGCTTGAACGGGCCTTAAGAAAAGGTGTTTTGCAAAGGTCTCAAATTTGTATGGATGGTTTCGCTTCTAAAATAACCCTGTTAAAATGAAACTATGCTTCAAAACAGTAGGGTTAAAATTTATGTTCCACGTTTTTTGGAAGAGAAGATTACCCGGTATCTGGAGGCCCCGGAGATCATCGCCGTCCTCGGCGCCCGCCAGGTGGGCAAAACTACCCTTCTAAAACGTCTTTACGAAAGGGTTCCCGGGCCCAAAATATTTCTAGATTTTGAAGATCCCGAAGTACTGGCCCTCTTTGAGGAAGACGTCAAGGCTTTTGCTAGGCTCTATATCGAGGGCAAACGTTTTATCTTCATTGACGAATTTCAATACAGCCAAGACGGTGGCCAGAAACTCAAGTTCCTTTACGATCACTATGAAGCCAAATTTTTCATCTCCGGTTCGTCAAGTCTTGAAATCAGTTTAAAAACGGTTTCCTTCTTGGTGGGGAGGATCTTCATCTTCGAGCTTTATCCCTTCTCTTTCGGGGAGATCCTGTGGGCCAAAGATCCCAAACTCTTTGAACTCTTCTCAGAGGGCGCTCCTCTACCCCCTTCTTTGCACGAAAGGTTCCTTCAAATCTTTGAGGAATATTGCCTCTACGGTGGTTATCCCCGCGTGGTACTAGCTAAAGACCACAAGGAAAGACAGGAAGTCCTCAAAAATATTCTTAGAACTTACCTTTTGAAGGACATACGAGGGTTCTTCCGCCTGGCCACGGAGAGCCATCTTCAAAAACTCATCAAGGCCCTGGCCCTGCAGATCGGAAACCTTGTTCGCTACCAGGAGCTGTCCCCATTGGCCGAACTTTCTGTCCCATCCCTCAAGAAACATCTAGCCATCCTGGAAGAGACCTATATCATCAAGCTCTTGAAACCCTTCTACACCAACCGTCGAGTTGAGATCGTAAAAAATCCCAAGGTATACTTTTGGGATCTAGGCCTGAGGAACTATCTTGCCAGAGATTTCCGGCCCCTTTCCGAAAGGCCGGATCAAGGTACTTTGGTAGAAAACGCCATCGCCGTGGAGCTCTTCAAAAAGGGCCTGGAGGTGAACTATTGGCGCAGCAAATCCGGGGCGGAGGTGGATTTTGTAATTCAAGACCGTAAGCCCCTTCCAGTAGAGGTAAAGGCCGGCGTGGCCAAAAGCCCGGGAAAAAGCCTCCTGAGCTTCCTCAAACGCTACGCATCGAAGAGGGCTTTCATCCTCCACCGCGGCCAGCCCTTCTCCGAAACCCGCGAAAAGACCGAGCTCTACTACCTCCCCTGGTACGAGATAGCTCGGCGTACTTTTTGATTTTTTGAGAGCTTTTAAGTTCATCGAAACAACGGCGATAAAGATTCATGGATTTAAGGTCCTTTCGGAAGCGAGAGATGGTAGAATGGTCGGGGATGGAGTCTATGGCTGAGAGGCCGAGGAAGCGGCAATAGAAGAGGTTGCCTTTGAGCATGAGTTCCATTTCGGGGTCGGAGTGGCCGTAGATTTGCTGGATGATGAGGATTTTGAGCATGAGGACGGGATTATAGGCTTTGCGGCCGACTATGGCCGGATGGAGGGCGGCAAGGATTTGTTCTAAGGGATGCCAATCAATAAGCTTATTGATGCGAGAGAGGATGTCTTCGGGAAGATTTTGGTACATGAGATGCTCGCCGATAGTGAGCTGTCCGTTATTTTTCTTGAACATTGATTGACTCCTTTAGTTTTTCACTTAGAAATAGCATGAGAGAGCCTGATAATCAAGGATTTTGCAAAGGTCTCATTTATATTTTGTAATGATTGTTTCAATCTATATTCACTATTAGCAATTACAGCACAATAAAACCAGATCCCCATATTAATATATTCTGGATTTAGTTTGTTTTGTGATTAGAAATATTTCATTATTTCTACTTCTAATCTTTCTTTTTCTTCTTTTAATCTCTTTATGTATTTGAAATTTGATGAATCACTCATTCTCTTGATAATCCTAAATAGTTGTTTATGTTTTATATCGTTAAATAGCTTTCTGACTTTCTCATATTGATTTTTAAAATGAGGATATTCCACTAAAATTTCTCCCAAGATAGTTATAATTTGATCATTTTCTTTGATAGCACCTCTAAAAGAAAAACAGGATGCTATATCAAAACAGGCCGCGTCATTTGTTACAAAAATACTTCTATGGTAAATTTTATTTAAGGGAAAAATTATAGAATATTGTTGGACAATAAATAAGTAGAAAAGATCCCAAGCTGCTCCCCAAATACTTTGGAAAGGATCTTTATATTTTTTTATATTCAAAACTTTCCTTGCTTTTGTATCGCCACCAAATATTGCAAGGGCTACTTGTATGGGGTAAATGGTCTGAATTCCTAATTTTTCTGCCCAATAAATATATTTTTCTAAATTAGCAAAAGCTTTTTCCTTGTTCAAGCCTTCTCTAGAAATACAATAAATTTTTAATAAATGTACATAAAAAAGTAATAATAAATTTATTATAGGGTATACATTCTGAGGAGCTTCCTTCTCGTCTATAATATAATCTATAGTAAAGTTTCTATTAAATTTTGTATATTCATAAGAGGATAATAAATTCAAAATTTTTTTAGAAAAAGACAGAAATTTTTCATTGTTGACAGTCAAAGTTGCACGATCCGTAGCTAATTCTAATATTCCAAGATAAACAATAACATCAACTTTTGAATGATCTATTAATAGCATAAGAGTTTCAACTTTATTGGCTTGCTTGGGAGGTAACTTATCACGGTTAATATAGAATAATGCTAAATCTTGACATACATTATTATCTAATAATAAAACTGTCACTATGTCATTTTTAGCCAATTTTTCTACTTCAGAAAGAGATGGAGGATTACATTCTCCTTTATAGTCAATAAAATAATAAAAATCTGTAATGATCATCATCTAACGTCTTGGGTCAGTGGCTGGAATGAGCGCCAGCGGAATGCCAGTCCACTGAACACAATTGTTAGCGATTGTATCTCTTTAATACTTTTTCAATAAAGAAATTGATGTTAATTCCTATACCAAAAAAAGTGGGTTTTAATTCTATTGCTTCTAAACAATCTACTATTTTAGTGTTTTTTTCTTCAAATCTCTTCAAGAAGGATTCATTTTTGTCTATGGCAAAACGACATAATTCATCAAAGAAAATTTCCAATTCATTAAATTTCATATCAATTTCTGATATTGGAGCATAGAGTACAAGATCTTCTTCTGTAAGTTCATTTGGATGCGCTCCTAATAACAAGAGAGATGTACCAGAACGGTCTGCTTTGCGAACTAACGATTCAAGCATTCTATAATCAGGCAAACGCTTATGTAAGCATCTTGTTAATTCATTCGTTAAATTGATTCCGTCATGTCCTGCCACTATCGCCGCTTTGGGTCCAAGATTTTTTGCTAATTTACTAAAATTTTTTTCGATGATTTCTCTGTATCCACCTTGCCATTCATAATTTCCTAAAACGAAAACATATAAGTCTATCCCAGGAATTACAGGTAAGTTTTCAATAGTCGTTATTCTATAACCCATGTATTTTATCCTTCAGTAGCGCTAACATTTTATTTTAAGCGGCGATGATGAGTTTAGAAATTGGTTTATTACCCACCTTCTAATTCA from Thermodesulfatator atlanticus DSM 21156 harbors:
- a CDS encoding FliH/SctL family protein gives rise to the protein MSKIIKGGKTKVFNFFLPEEKEENFSAFCELLPEEAWQEIERKRAEQQKKHEQIDQENVSTIENNVSSEEIITEEENKNLPEETESEAESFDISQLSIEDLRAHPEVSQRIALIEQEAYEKGFAQGQKDGEALAKKQYETLTTRVSALLKNLEKTIEEHVLSLEPQLILLVKTIVSQIVQREVALNAEVVKASLREALLHVVEQTRVKIHLHPDDMEFLDDILNELRGEISKLKDFEIVPDANLQRGGCLLETDFGLVDATLERRFRKIFARLDREGS
- a CDS encoding FliI/YscN family ATPase, encoding MKVPNLEAYISLVKDIEPVTVCGQVKRVVGLVVEAQGPNVSVGGLCEIEVNGGPNILAEVAGFKDERVLLIPFGDPRGIEPGSKVFVRPQSGVRVGEALLGRVVDALGEPLDGKVLPRLEKLYPLYAEPLKPFERERIKEPLDVGIRAINALLTVGKGQRVAIMAGSGVGKSTLLGMMARHTKADVNVIALIGERGREVREFLERDLGEEGLRRSVVVVATSDQPPPLRMRGAYLAMAIAEYFRDLGKDVLLMMDSLTRFCMAGREVGLAVGEPPTARGYTPSVFAALPRLLERPGPKVGGGSITGFFTVLVEGDDFNEPVADAVRSIVDGHIVLTRELAHQGHYPAIDVLQSVSRVMRDVVSPQQINAAKELINTLAIYRRAEDLVNIGAYVKGSNPQIDKALAKIDRINAFLRQDVNEKATFEESVKKLLEVTQ
- a CDS encoding flagellar export protein FliJ; protein product: MKRPSKALKTLLWVRELKEQQAEQRFQQAQQALLDLENMLKEVSARPKKIFDEISGKVLSGEEIKAVYQHVEKLLAEKEEVEKILERKRKELENLRRETIKAHQHRQIAERLWERAQKAFLRELLAEETKTVEDIIIMRGRGDENA
- a CDS encoding MotE family protein, which codes for MKTLKLMPFLLILALLKLGVTGCYFFLIKQGKIALPSPVSKAYAEAQKSEQGSPFSCPEALYEALRLEKEQIAREKESLSKKQADLKLLEEQVLRRIAALESLEEEIDKKLNELRVIKTKRFKLLVGAYGNMKPSKAAKLLEAMEPNMAIKILSALKTEQVARILAAMPPEKAASLAEALSGLPPKEL
- a CDS encoding flavin reductase family protein, whose protein sequence is MGLQQLITKYVPQGVFVITVRDGEKINGMTAAWVSQVSFKPRLLSVAIAPQRYTYDLIQNSGIFCINVLGEGQVELAKHFGFKSGREVNKFEGIDYTTALKGSPVLKDAIAYFECQVVSTCEAGDHVLFIGDILDHGVLKEGVEPLIFRWDDYFGGKG
- a CDS encoding tetratricopeptide repeat protein, with amino-acid sequence MAEEKKKTETASEPELLVLHERWVEAARSHLKEIIAAAIAIVLVVAAWSGFDYYRKKKADDAALLYAQALMTKDEQTRTRILNDVVKKYSGTPAALEARMDLFDEYLAKGKIDLALKELEKINQKAKIPLKEFSSLGVGYLKEEQRKFNEAEKFYQEAAKAHIGLEKVAYWDLARAAELANKKKEALKYYEKLLGLKPAPEVVDFIQVKLARFSENLSDKGS
- a CDS encoding DnaJ family domain-containing protein; the encoded protein is MSLLVFQRLAEQRIQDAIKRGEFENLPGKGKPLELEDLSHIPQELRLAYKVLKNAGFLPPEVELLKEIRTVEDLIEHLEDEEHKLKQIRKLNYLIMKLNQFRSRPIKLEKDQYYYQKIVEKIEVFGSKKSKAKRLEELEDGRVPKVDYKRIQQQTVLHALMRLHRRRG
- a CDS encoding ATP-binding protein, with translation MLQNSRVKIYVPRFLEEKITRYLEAPEIIAVLGARQVGKTTLLKRLYERVPGPKIFLDFEDPEVLALFEEDVKAFARLYIEGKRFIFIDEFQYSQDGGQKLKFLYDHYEAKFFISGSSSLEISLKTVSFLVGRIFIFELYPFSFGEILWAKDPKLFELFSEGAPLPPSLHERFLQIFEEYCLYGGYPRVVLAKDHKERQEVLKNILRTYLLKDIRGFFRLATESHLQKLIKALALQIGNLVRYQELSPLAELSVPSLKKHLAILEETYIIKLLKPFYTNRRVEIVKNPKVYFWDLGLRNYLARDFRPLSERPDQGTLVENAIAVELFKKGLEVNYWRSKSGAEVDFVIQDRKPLPVEVKAGVAKSPGKSLLSFLKRYASKRAFILHRGQPFSETREKTELYYLPWYEIARRTF